CCGCCCTTCGCCCGCCAAGGCGTCGAACCGCACCCGATCGGTTCCCAACTCGTCGATCGACACGCACCGCTCGGGATAGTTCCCCTCTTCGCCGTACGTGCCGTGGCACTCGGCACACACCCGATTGAACGCGGCCCTCCCCTGCTCGGCCAACCCGCGATCGATTGGCCACGGATACTTCGGCGGCTCGATCGTTTCGATCCAGGCTAGAATCTGCGCATAATCCCCTTCCCAGGCGCGGAAGTGCTCGGCCTTGTTCCGGGGAATCAGCAAGAACTGCATCAGCGCCCGGGCTGTCTTGGGCGCAAAGCCATCGATGTACATTCGCTGCTTGCGCTTCAAGTGCCACCAGGCCGGCGCGTCCATGTCGTGATGCGGCAAGCTCGGCGGAATCCGCCGTTCGACCAGCTTCAACTCCGCATCGCGATAACCCAGCAGCAGCTTGCCGAACACCACGGCATTGGTCGTCCCCACCGAGCTGCCCAGGGGAACAATCGTCAGCCCCTTGTCCATGTGTGACAGGGTTTTCCCCAGCCGCAACTTGGTCGCGCGCACGTCCTCGATGAACGATTGCAGATCCAAGTGGGCGTTCGGCAAGCCGGGAATGTACTGTCCGTTGACCGCGCCCCCGTGACAGACCAGACAGTGCATCGCCCAGCCGGTGTGGGCGGGTTGCTGATCGGCCGGCGGCACGCGCGCGTATTGAGCAAAGCTGACGGTCGCGTCCTCGGCCCGCAAAGGTTCGCTGGCGTACAAACCATAGCGCGCCAACGTCAGACGTCGCCGCTCGGCTAGCGTGGCGTTTTCGGCCGCGCGACGATCATCATCATCACTCCACGTTTGCCAAAGCTGATCGAACACTTCCTGGTCGAAGTCGCTCGGCAAATAGGCCTTGGTCGTCAGCAACCGATAGCCGGGGTGATCGCTCGCGACCGATTGCGCCTGGGCCGTCGAACATGCGCCGGCAATCGCAACCAGGCACGCCAGCCACCACACTTTCCCGCACCTCATCGCCCCTGATCTCCGCGGCCAATCCTTGATGACTCCGAAGCCTTGAGTGTATCGCGTGATCCGCGCGCTGGCAATTCAATGCTTGTGGGGGAGACGACGCGCGCCGTGGTTCGATTTGCGTAGCCCCCGGCTGTACACTAGCTAGCGACTGCGTGCCGCGGTGACCGTGGTGCGCACCCGCCCTCCTTCTCACCACCTTGTCAGGCAGTTACGCACATGAGCATCTTCGACCGCTTTCGACTCGACGGCAAACGACTGTTCATCACCGGCGGCAGCCGCGGCCTGGGGCGAGAAATGGCGCTGGCCATCGCCGACGCCGGGGCCGACGTGATCCTGGTCGGTCGCGAAGCGAGCAGCCTGGAAAAAACCGCCCTCGACATTCGCCAATTGGGCCGGCAAGCGTTCGTGCTGCAGGGGGACATCGGCCAGCCCGCCGAATGCGAAGCCATTTGCCAGCGCGCTCTCGACGAGTTCGGCCCGATTCACATCCTGATCAACAACGTCGGCGGGCGCGTGGTGCCGACGCCGACCATCGAGCTGCCGACCGAAACCTGGCTCGAGTTGATGGACCTGAACCTGACCAGCGTATTCATCTGCACCAAACTGATCGGCGGCGAAATGGTGCGGCGCGGCCAGGGGGGTCGCGTGATCAACATCGCCTCGATCTCGGGGATGATCGCCAACAAGGGGATCGGCGGACGCAGCTACGAGACCGCCAAGGCGGCAGTCATCCACTTTACCCGGGCCACCGCGGTCGATTGGGCCCCGCATCGTGTAACGGTCAACGCGATCTGTCCCGGCGGTTTCATGACCGAGCCGAACGTCCGCTGGTCCCAGGAAAAGCCCGAGGTGATCGCCGGCTTTCGCGCCGAGATCCCGCTGGGCGATTTTGGCCAGCCCGAGGATCTGGGGCCGCTGGCGGTCTATCTGGCGAGCGACGCCTCGCGCTACATGACCGGCGCGGCACTGGTAATCGACGGCGGGTATACGCTGCTGTGACGCGGCATTGCTGTCGAGCACGCGCCGATCAAATCCTCGTCCCGCGCTACGGCAACGGCAACAACTGTACGGCATCGACAATCACGTGGCCATCGGTGCCCGTCGTTTCGATCGCTAGCTTGTAAGGTGCTCCGGCAGTAAACGGCAGCACGCCGAGTTTGTGGAACCGGCCGTCGATCTCTGGGGCTTGCCGCTGGTTCACGGTGTAACGGTGTTCGCCATCATCCGCCATTACGGTCACTGGCACATTGGTGGCCCGGTTGGCGAGCGCCGTATAGCTGATGCGAACCTCGTACCGACCCGATTGCTTGATCGGCAAGGCAAAGACCAGCCGTTTCGTCCCCTTGTCGGCGTTTTCATCGTGAAGGTACCCGCTGCCAACGTAGCCTGGCACGGTTCGCCCTTCGGCCCACGTGCCGACGGATTTCGCCTTGTCGTCGTCGAGCACCATGCCCGGGAGCGACGCCGCCGACACGCCGCGATAAGGCTTGGGGCCGGTCCAATCAAGAATTTGCTGATCGGCCAGCAACCGCTCGCGCAATTTTGAATAATCAATCTGCTGGAGGTCGCAGCTTGATTCGATGGCCTGCACCGCCGCCGACGCGGCCGACTGTCCCAGCACCATAAAAACCGGCTCCATGCGGATCGAGCCATAGGCAATATGCGAGGCCGACAAGCAGACTGGCGCCAACAGGTTGCCGCACTCGCCTTGCTGGGGGACGATCGCGCGATAGCTGATGCTGTACGGGGGAAAGCCACCAACCTGCACGTCCCCTTCGTTCAGGGCGAAGCCATCGCGGACATTGCGCTGGACGTTGTGCGAGTCCATTGTATAGGCCGCCAGGCCGACCGAGTCGTCCACCGTGCGGTCACCGCGGCAGTGATGCTCGGTCATCACCAGCGCGCCGATCATGCGTCGCGCCTCGCGAACGTATAACTGGTGGGGCCAGTGGTGGTTGTCGACGAATTCGTCCTTCGACAAGCCCCATTGGTTGACCTGGTCGTGAATGCGCTGCGGCACGCGCGGATCGTTGGCCAAGAAGTAGCACCAACCTTGCTGATACTGCTCGTGCTCTTGCCAAATCCGTTCGCGCGTGGCGTAGTCGCCGTCGGGATAGTCGTAGTTCATCCCGATGTTGTCCGACGAGAAGGCTCCGTTGTTGTTCGTGTCGGTCTTGCGATTCGGCATCGGCGTGGGCGACCCCAGGCCGTCCCATTGCCCGGCCAGGATCGCCCGCAGCGCCAGTTCATAGCGCAGGGGGTCATAACCCGCCGGCTGGGGGAACGGCACGCGGTTAGGTTCGGCGTCGGTCAGGCACATGCGAAAGTTATAGGCCTGGACCCGGTGATCGCCGGTGCCATGCTCGCCCGGCCCGCCAGCCTGGACGCCCGGCAACAGACCGCTCGCCGGATCGCCTGGTTTGACGAACGGATCGACCTGTACTTTGAACTGGTGATGTTTCTGCCCCAACTGCACGCCGTTCAGCGTTTCGTCATACACCGAGTTGGCTTCGCGCCCCACGTGGTAGCGGACGCCGGCCTTGGCCATCAGATCCCCTTCGTAGCTGGCGTCGATGAACATCTTGGCGGTGAACTTCCGGCCGCTTTCCATCGTGATCGACACAATTCGATTGCCGCGTTTGGTGACGCCCGATTTCAGGTCCAGCCGCTCGCCGTGAATCACCGGCACGGCCAGTTCCTCGAGCATCTCGCGGTAAATCCGCTCGGCCACGCGAGGCTCGAACGTCCACATCGTGTCTTCGTTCAGGTCAAAGCCGCCGCGTTTGCGCGCGCCGTATTGTTTGAACGTTTCCTGCTTCCAGACCGCCGGCTGGTTGTAATAGGCGCGGATGCGGCGATAGAAATCTCGCGCCAGCCCGCCGATCGCTTTCTTGTTGCCGATGTCGGTGGCTCCCAGTCCGCCGGAAGTGAGCCCCCCCAGGTGTTTGCCCGGTTCGACGATCACGACCGACTTTCCTTGCTTGGCCACTTGAATCGCGGCCGTGATCCCGCCACTGGTGCCGCCGTAGACAAGCACGTCGTGCGCCGCAGGTTCGTCGGCGCGCACCACGCCGGCAATGGTGACCGCGATCAAGGCCCAGGCCGTAGCGCGCATGACAACTCTCCTGCAAAAAAACTCGGCAGCGAACACAGACTGCCTGCGATTGTCGTTGGAAAGTGCACTCGTGGCAAGTTAGCGGGGGCCGCAACTGACAACGGACATCAGACAACCTGTCACTTCGCCGCCAGCGCTACTTGGGCCGCGGCAAGTTCCCTCGGGTGCGGCTTAACGGCCCGGCCAGGCAACGAGGTTAGCACGACGCAAATCGTCTGGCTCGTCGGATCGGCCCACGCCAACGTGCCCGTCGAGCCCGTATGGCCAAACGTCCGCTCCGAACAGCCCGGGCTGCCGGCCGCCGCGCCGACCACAAATCCCAACCCGCGCGCCGTCTGGCCCGGTGGGTTGTGATTCATGGTCATCAGCCGCGCCGTCTCGGGACGCACGACCTTGCCTTGCTGCAAGAGAAACTCCGTCAGAAATCTGGCGACGTCCCCTGCCGAGCAATGAGTTCCCCCCCAGGGGGCGCCAAGTTTGCGCCAGTACGCGCTGTTCCAATCCCAGTCCTTGGCGCCGGGATCACCAGCGCCGGCCTCGGGGGCGGCAAACTCGGTCTGCACAGGCACCAACTGTTCCAACGCGAAGCGACCGAGCCCTTGCGCCGAGTGTTGCATCCCGAGCGGCTGGAACACGGTTCGATCGACCAGACTCAGAATATCGGTCCCGCTCAGCAACTCGGCCACGCGCGCCGCCAGCAGGATGCCCATGCTGGAGTATTGGTAGCGCGACCCTGGCGTGAATTCGAGCGGCGTGCGAATGGCCTGGGCCACGAACTCGCCCAGCGGTGCGTGCCGCCGGCGCAGCGCGTCATTATCGCGCAATTGATCGGGCAACCCCGACACGTGCGTCAACAAGTGTTGCATCGTCACCGTCTCACGCCCATCGCCCCTGAACTCCGGGATGAACTTTTTCAGCGGATCCGCCAGCTTGAACTCGTCTCGATCAAAGAATGTCATCAGCGACGTCATCGCGATCGGCTTGGAAATCGAACCCAGCAAGAACATGGCGCGCTCGCCCGCGGCTTTGCCAAACGCGCGCGTGAACGACTCGTTTCGCCGTGAAACGTGAAGCGCCGCTGCCGCCACTTGCCCCGAGGCCGTCGCGCGATTCAACACATCGACGGCATCGTCGAGCCGGGCCCGCTGCAACGCCGCCAACAACGGACTCCCCAGGGTCGAGACAACTCCGAACTTGAGCAGCGTGCGTCGATTCATGGTGCGTTCACCCTGGTGGCGTGGATGATGGGCAGGCACATTGAGGCATTTTGCCTATTACTCGGGCTTACGCAACGCGCTTGCAACCCGGTCGCGCCGACTTTCCTCTCGACGGCTTGATAATCTTTTTGCCAGATTGCAACCAACGACAACGACAGGACTCTCCCCCATATCCCAGGCGGAATCGACCGCTCGGAACGACACTCGCCGAGTTGAAACCGCTCCTCGGCCTGATGATCGCACCAGGTGTCGACGCGCCACTTCGCGGGCATATTTCTGCTTGCCGCGCTTGCCAATTGGGTCGGGCTGGACGATCATCCAAGCTCGCAGCAGTAATACCTGCTCGCCCCGCCCCACCTTCTTTGGATTGGCTTGCCTACCATGATTCGTCTCAGCGTCGCCGCCCTTGCCTTGCTTTGCGCCACGTTAACACTTCGCGCGGCCGACGCGCCGAAGCCGGTGCATCCCGACCGGCAAGCCCAGCCCGGCGTGCCGCAAGGCAAGATCACCAAGGGAGTCTTTGAAGACAGCAAGATTTTCCCCGGCACGCGGCGGGACTACAGCGTTTATGTCCCGGCTCAGTATTCGCCCGAAAAGCCGGCCAGCCTGATGGTGTTCATGGACGGCAACGGCTACGCCAAGGCGGACGGCGCGTTTCGAGTGCCGGTCGTGTTCGACAATCTGATTCATCAAGGGGCCATGCCAGTTACGATTGCCGTGTTCGTGAGCCCCGGCAACATTCCCGCCACGCAGCCCGGCGCCAAGGACCGGAGCAATCGCTCGTTTGAGTACGACTCGATGGGGGACCGCTACGCCCGGTTCTTGATCGATGAGTTCCTGCCCGTGGCGCTCAAGGACTTAAACGCCTCGACCGATCCCAAGCAGCGAGCCGTGTGCGGCATTTCGTCGGGCGGCATCTGCGCGTTTACCGTGGCCTGGGAAAAGCCCGAGCAATTCGGCAAGGTGCTCAGCCACATCGGCAGCTTCACCAACATCCGTGGCGGTTGGGCTTACCCGGGCCTGGTGCGCAGGACCAAAGCCTCGCCCAAGCCGATCAAGGTTTACCTGCAAGAAGGCAAAGACGACTTGAACAATCTGTTCGGCAACTGGCCGCTGGCCAATCAGGATCTGGCCGCGGCCTTGCGCTTCGCTGGTTACCAGCATCAACTGGTGATGACCGATGGCGGGCACAGCGGCCAGTTTGGCGGCGAAGCGTTGCCCGACGCGCTCCGCTGGTTGTGGGGAACCCAGGAGATGCCTGCGCCAGTTGCAGCGAATCCCGACGCGAACAAAGCTGCTACCAACTGGCAGCCACACCCCGACGCGGTGCCGCGCGACGACGTGCCCCACGGCACGGTCGAGAAGATGGCGACCTGGGAATCGAAGATTTTCCCTGGCACGACGCGCGACTGGGCCGTCTACGTCCCGGCCCAATACAACAAGGAAACACCCGCCGCGCTGATGGTGTTCCAGGACGGCCACAGCTACCTGGACGTCAAGGGTCGCTGGCGCGTGCCGGTGGTGTTTGACAATTTGATTGCGCGCGGCAACATGCCGCCGACCATCGCCGTGTTTATTAACCCCGGGCACGAGGTCTCGAAAGCGAAGCCAAACAGCCCGTGGCGCTCGTCGAACCGCAGTTACGAGTACGACAACCTGGGGGACCGCTACGCCCGGTTCCTGCTCGAAGAGATTCTGCCCGAGGTCGAAAAGCGCTACAACGTGACCAAGAATCCCGAGTTGCGCGCCATCGGCGGCGCGAGCTCAGGGGGCATCTGCGCGTTTACCGTGGCTTGGGAACATCCCGATTCGTTCCGCAAGGTGCTGTCGACCGTCGGCAGCTTCACGAATCTGCGCGGCGGCAATGTCTACCCATCGTTGGTGCGCAAGACCGAACCCAAGCCGTTGCGAGTTTACCTGGCCGATACCAGCGGCGACGTCGACAACCAGTTCGGTAGCTGGCCCTGGTCGAATCAATTGATGAACTCCGCGCTGAGCTACATGGGCTATGACGTTCGCTTTGATTGGGCCGAGGGGTACGCGCACAACTCCGATCACGGCGGCGCGTTGTTTCCCGAAGCGCTGAAATGGCTGTGGCGCAAGGAGCGATACGCGCCCGAGATTGATACCAAGGGTGACCTGCGCGGCGACATGACGCTGTTGAAGCTGCTGATCCCTGGCGAAGAGTGGCGGCCGGTGGCCGAGAACCTGGGCTTTGCCGACGCACCGTGTACCGACACCGAGGGGAACTTCTACTTCTCCGACATGAAGGCCCCGGCCGTTTACAAGTTGAACGTGGCTAAGGGTTCGCGGATCGAGCTGGTCAAGGAAGCGGTCAGCGGGTTGGAGTTCGGACCCGATGGCTTGCTGTATGGCTGTCAGGGAGCGAAGAGCCGCGTGATCTCGATCGATCCCAAAAGCGGTGCGGTCAAGGTATTGGCCGAAAATGTCGCGCCGAACGATTTGGCCGTCACCGCCGATGGTTTCGTATTGATCACCGAGACCAAGCACAGTCGCGTCACGCGCATCGACACTCGTACCGGCGAGGTGGCCGTAGCGGCGTCGGGAATTACCCGTCCCAATGGCATCGCTCTGTCGGGTGACGGCGGGACGTTGGCCGTCTCGGACTCGGGGGGCGAAAACGTCTGGACCTTCCGCGTGAATGCCGGCGGCGTGCTCGACGCGCAAATGCCCTCGATGACCATGCGCCTGCTGATCGATCCCAAGGGCGAGTTCAAGTTCAACGAGCCGCCCCCGTACCAGGCCGCGTCGCGCGGCGACGGAATGGCCGTTGACAAGTCAGGGCGCTACTACGTCACGTCGGCGGCCGGCGTGCAGGTGTTCGACCCGACCGGTCGCCAGTGTGGCGTGCTGCCCAAGCCGATCGAGTCGCAGCCGTTGACGAGTTGTGTCCTGGCCGGCGCGGGACACGAATACCTTTACGTCACCAACGGCAACACCATCTTCCGCCGCAAACTGAAGGTAGAGTAGCGGGCCAGGCTCGCAAAGTTAAGCTGACCAGCGGCACGTAGAAGGCGCAACAACTTGGCTCGACAAATGGCAATACTCCGGCTTGGCGGTTTGATCCTGACAATCGTGCTGGCCGCATGGAACGGTACAACCTGCGCCGCTGAGAACCTGTTGCTGAACAGCCAGTTCTCGTTCCATGCGTTCGACAGCTCGCGCACCGGGACGCCGGGCACGTATCGCAGCGGGTCGGTCCCCTGCTGGAACACCGACGCTTATGGCGACGTGGAAGTCTGGCGTTCGACGCGCGCTCCCCAACTGCGCCCGCCGCGCCCGACCGATGGCGTGGTCAAGTTGCGGCCTGGCAAACGATTCTCGCAGTTCATGCTGCTGTGCGAGGTCGGCCTCGACCACGGCGACCAGGTCAGCTTGCAAGTCTTTGGCCGACAGTCGCGCCCCGGTGCTTTGCAAGCGGCTGTGCATTGTCTGCGGCTCGACAACCAGCCGGGCACCTTCAGCAATCCGCCCGACGCCCGGGTGTTTCCCAAGCATTCGCGCGGCGAGTTGGTGCGCGGGCCCAGCTACACCTCCGGCGCCAACGCCGCCGGCGATGTCGTCGTCAAAGTCGAAAGGGCCACAATCGTCGGCAAGTTCACCGAAAGCGCCGACGCGTCGAATGACGAGCCCAACACCATCGGCTTGCTCATCGAGTTCACCAATACCTCAACCGACGATGTCTGGTTCTACAGCCCCACGCTGTGCCGTGGCCCGAAGGCGCAAGGCAATCTTGCCGACGCGCGGGCGACGCCCGAGCTGTACCGAAGCATTCCGCGCACCATGCAAAAGCTGTGGCGCGGCGAACCGTTGCACATCATCGTCATGGGAAGCAGCATCGATCGCGGCAGCGCCAACCCGCGGCTGGTCCTCTATGACGAGGATCCTCAGTCGTCAACATTCAAGCAAGCGCTGACCGGCAGCGACTTCGACGGCGAGAAGATTGGACGCCCCGAGTGGAACGACTACATCGGCTGGTGGCAGCATCACTTCATGTATGGCGGCCGGCTGCGTCAACTGCTGATGCAGAAGTTCGATTATCCGATCGACAAACTGTTGCTAAACACGATGGCCTGTGACGGTTCCTCGGTCGGAGAGTCCCACTCGGGACTAGCCGAGTATGCCGAACTCCGCGTTCGGCCAAACCCAGCGGCCAATGGCCACCGCGAAGGAAAGTCCTGGCGCGAGCTGTATCCCACGGTGTTTGCTCGTGCGGAAGGCGCGCGCCCCGACCTGGTCGTCTTTGGCAGCGGGGCCAACGAGCACATCGACGGCCCGGACGAGGTGGCGGTCTTCGAGGGAGCGATTCGCTGGTTCCAGCGGCATTACCCCGAGACGGAGTTCGTCTTCTGCATGTGGCAGAACCGCGAGGCGTATTCTCCCAACCCACCCCATCTCGACGAGTTGGCCCTGCGTTACCAGATTCCCCTGGTTGATCTAGGTCGCACGCTCAGTCTGACCACGCGGCATTGCAACAGCTATGCCCTCTGTCCCAAAGACGGCCACCCGCAGGCGGCCGGGCACTACTTGTGGGCCAAGCAATTGGAACAAGTGTTCGACGCGCCGGGACCAATTCGCTCGGGCCTGGCCCAACTTCAACTCCCCGAACGGATCAGCCCGCAATCGATCAGCTGGGAAGCCGAGATGACGACCTACGACGCGGGGCACTCGCGCCTGCGCGGCAAGACCGCGGTGATCCTCGACGATACCGTGGTCAATCTGTGGGCCAAGACAAAGAGCGAATTGGTGACGATCGTGGTGGATGGCGCCACCATGCCCAATCAGCGCCGGCCCTCTCCGCGCCGCGACACGCGCAACTCGACCGTGGCGCTGGGGCGTTTGACGCTCGGAGACCGACACATTGTCGAAGTGACTGGCGATGGTGTTGAGCTGGTGGCGGTCGATATGAAGACCGCACTCAATCGACGCTGGTATGGCGTGGAAAATCCGCTGTGGAGCGGCCAGTCCGCGTTGCAACCGCAAGCGAGCGGCGCCAGCGCGAGTAAAGCAGCCGAACCGTTCACATCGAGTTGGGGCGCCCCCTTCGGCAACCAGCAACGCATGCTGAAGCCCGGTGAATCAATAGAGATCATTGCCCCTGCCACGGACTTATCAGTGGCCTTTGCCGACGACCCAGCGGGGGGCGAACTGCTGATCACGGTTGACGAAGCCGACGCTTTGAAGCTGGCGACCAATCAGCCGTTTGTCATGGCCAACGGCGAAAAAGTATTTGGCGAAAACCGTCGCGGCATTCGCGGCTTGCCCTACGGCCTGCACCTGGTGCGCGTGACGGCTCAAGGGGACAACGTGCGGCTGTTGGGGTTGTTCGCCTATGACACGCGCGCCAATCGAAACCACGAGCGCGTGCTGCGCGGCTATGCCTCGCCCGGCGAGCGAATTGATTTCGCCACGCCGTTCAAGGCGCGCCCCTTGGTCTTTACGACCGGCGGGCTGAATGTCGAGCGAGTGACTGAGATTCGGCCCGAAAGGGTCACGTTTGGCGGCTCGGCGGCCGGTGGCTACGAGATCATCGGCGAATGATCCTGGCCGGGGTGCGTGTGCCTCTCAGCGCATTCTCAAGGGCGAGAGCGGGCGAAATCGACCATCGTGGCGCGCGATTCCGCCAGGAAAGCTCGGGTTTTGTGCTGTCGACGGGCTTTTTGTATTGAAGTGCCGGCCGGGCGTTTTCACAATAGACTGATTAGCCCGCCCCGCGTATCGCCTCTCGCCCCTTGCCGGCCGGCCTTGCCCCGCGTCGGTCTCAGCGTGCTATGAAATCTGTCCTTCATATTGCGATCATTTTGTCGGCACTGAGTGCGCTGGCGCCTCGCGCCGCTGCCGAGCCGCGTCCCGTCGATTACAGCCGCGATGTGCAGCCGCTCTTGGCCGAGCACTGCTTCCATTGCCACGGCCGCGACGAGGGTTCACGCGAGGGGGGCCTGCGACTCGATGTCCGCGAGCTCGCTCTGCAAGGGGGCGATTCCGAGAAGCCCGCCATTGTGCCGGGGCATCCCGAGCGGAGCGAGTTGCTGGCCCGCATCACGTCGCCAGACGCCGACGAAGTGATGCCGCCGCGCAAGCAGAACCACCCGGTCAAGGCCGCCGATGTCGGGTTGCTGCGCCGTTGGATCGCCGACGGAGCGCCCTATGGTCAGCACTGGGCGTTCGTCGCGCCGGTCAAAGCGCCCCTCCCCAAAGGATCAAAGCAACCGGTCGATGCGTTCATCGGCGGTCGATTAAAGGCCGCCGGCCTGAAGATGTCGGAGCCAGCACCGGCGACGACGCTCTGTCGCCGTTTGTACCTGGACCTGATCGGCTTGCCGCCAGCGCCGGCCGAAGTTGACAAGTTCGTGGCCCAGGCCACCAGCCAGGGGACGCCGGCCGCGGCGAGCGCACTGGCCGAGCAATTGATGAACGACCGCCGCTTTGGCGAGAAGTGGGCGCGGCTGTGGCTTGACGTGGCCCGCTTTGCCGACAGCAACGGCTACGAGAAGGACTTGCCGCGCGAGCAATGGATTTGGCGCGATTGGGTGATCAACGCGCTGAACGCCGACATGCCCTACAACCAGTTCCTCGTCGAGCAAGTGGCCGGTGACTTGCTGCCCCATCGGACGCCCGAGCAGTTGATCGCCACCGGCTTTTTGCGCAACGGGATGGTGAACGAGGAAGGGGCGATTGTGCCCGAGCAGTTCCGCATGGAAGGGATGTTCGATCGGCTCGACGTCATCGGCACCGGCATTCTGGGCATGTCGCTCAAGTGCGCCCAGTGCCACTCACACAAGTTCGACCCGATCTCTCACGCCGAGTACTACCAGACGTTCGCGTTTCTGAACAACACCTACGAAGCCCAGTCGTGGATTTACAACGAAGCGCAGCAACGCGAGATCGACGACCTGCTGGCCAGGATATTCCTGCTCGAAGCCCGGCTCAAGGAAGAACATCACGACTGGCGCGAGCGCTTCAATGCCTGGCTGGCCGTCGAGGCTAAAGCTCAGAGTGCCGTTCCCTGGATCTTCGTCGAAGCGGACGATCTGCATTCATCGTCCGAGTTGAACCATCCGACCATGCTGGCCGACAAGTCGATCACCGTGCTGGGGCACCGGACGATTCATGGCGACGTGCATATGTTCGCCGAGCCCAAGGTCACCGGCGTGACGGGCATTCGCGTGGAAATCTTGAAGTATGGCGACTTGCCGTTCGGCGGGCCGGGACGCAGCTTCAAGGGAACCTGGGCATTGACCGAACTGGTGGTCGAGGCCAAGCAACACGGCACCGACAAATGGGAACGCCTGAAGCTGAAAAACGTCACGGCTGACTTCGCCGAGCCGGAAGGCAAAATGGAGCCCGAGTGGGAGAACGCTTCGCGCGATAAAGACCACAAGCGAACCCGCGGTCCCGCCAAGTTCCTGGCCGACGGCGACGAACAGACCGCCTGGCGCGCCGACCGTGGTCCCGGCCGCCGCAACAGCGAGTCGGTCGCGGTCGCCCAATTCGAATCGCCCGTCACACTGCCCGAGGGGACACGGCTCAAGGTCGCGCTGGTCACCAATCACGGCGGCGACGACAACGGCCCCAAGAACACGCAGATTGGCCGCTTCCGCGTCTCGTTGACCACGGCCCCCGACCCCAAGGTGAACGGCACACCCTACGCCGCCGTGTTGGCGCTACAAACACCCGCCGAGCGCCGCACCGCCGCGCAGAACTCGGCGTTGTTTGCCGCCTGGCGCGCGACGGTGCCGGCGTACAAAACCATCAACGACGAAATCGACTCGCTCTGGAAAAAGTATCCCGAGGCGATGACATCGGTCCTCCATCTGGCCGAGCGGAGCGGCGACGATGCACGCGACACGTTCCTGCTCGATCGCGGCGGCTGGGACAGGCCCAAGGCCAAGGTCCAGCCGGGCGTGATTGCCGCGTTCCATCCGCTGCCGACCGACGCCCCTCAGGATCGGCTGACGTTCGCCCGCTGGCTGGCCGATCGTCGCTCGCCGTTGACCGCGCGCGTGGCGGTGAACCGAATTTGGCAAGCAATATTCGGCCTGGGCCTGCAAGAAACGGCCGAGGACTTTGGCACACGTGGCAGCGAGCCGACCCATCCCGAGTTGCTCGACTGGCTGGCGGTCGACTTTATGCAACACCGCTGGAGCCAGAAGCACGTCATTCGCCAGATCGTCAACTCGGCGGCTTATCAGCAATCGTCGCGCGTCACGCCCGAGTTGCTCGAAAAGGATTCTCGCAATCGC
This region of Planctomycetota bacterium genomic DNA includes:
- a CDS encoding SMP-30/gluconolactonase/LRE family protein, which gives rise to MIRLSVAALALLCATLTLRAADAPKPVHPDRQAQPGVPQGKITKGVFEDSKIFPGTRRDYSVYVPAQYSPEKPASLMVFMDGNGYAKADGAFRVPVVFDNLIHQGAMPVTIAVFVSPGNIPATQPGAKDRSNRSFEYDSMGDRYARFLIDEFLPVALKDLNASTDPKQRAVCGISSGGICAFTVAWEKPEQFGKVLSHIGSFTNIRGGWAYPGLVRRTKASPKPIKVYLQEGKDDLNNLFGNWPLANQDLAAALRFAGYQHQLVMTDGGHSGQFGGEALPDALRWLWGTQEMPAPVAANPDANKAATNWQPHPDAVPRDDVPHGTVEKMATWESKIFPGTTRDWAVYVPAQYNKETPAALMVFQDGHSYLDVKGRWRVPVVFDNLIARGNMPPTIAVFINPGHEVSKAKPNSPWRSSNRSYEYDNLGDRYARFLLEEILPEVEKRYNVTKNPELRAIGGASSGGICAFTVAWEHPDSFRKVLSTVGSFTNLRGGNVYPSLVRKTEPKPLRVYLADTSGDVDNQFGSWPWSNQLMNSALSYMGYDVRFDWAEGYAHNSDHGGALFPEALKWLWRKERYAPEIDTKGDLRGDMTLLKLLIPGEEWRPVAENLGFADAPCTDTEGNFYFSDMKAPAVYKLNVAKGSRIELVKEAVSGLEFGPDGLLYGCQGAKSRVISIDPKSGAVKVLAENVAPNDLAVTADGFVLITETKHSRVTRIDTRTGEVAVAASGITRPNGIALSGDGGTLAVSDSGGENVWTFRVNAGGVLDAQMPSMTMRLLIDPKGEFKFNEPPPYQAASRGDGMAVDKSGRYYVTSAAGVQVFDPTGRQCGVLPKPIESQPLTSCVLAGAGHEYLYVTNGNTIFRRKLKVE
- a CDS encoding SGNH/GDSL hydrolase family protein → MAILRLGGLILTIVLAAWNGTTCAAENLLLNSQFSFHAFDSSRTGTPGTYRSGSVPCWNTDAYGDVEVWRSTRAPQLRPPRPTDGVVKLRPGKRFSQFMLLCEVGLDHGDQVSLQVFGRQSRPGALQAAVHCLRLDNQPGTFSNPPDARVFPKHSRGELVRGPSYTSGANAAGDVVVKVERATIVGKFTESADASNDEPNTIGLLIEFTNTSTDDVWFYSPTLCRGPKAQGNLADARATPELYRSIPRTMQKLWRGEPLHIIVMGSSIDRGSANPRLVLYDEDPQSSTFKQALTGSDFDGEKIGRPEWNDYIGWWQHHFMYGGRLRQLLMQKFDYPIDKLLLNTMACDGSSVGESHSGLAEYAELRVRPNPAANGHREGKSWRELYPTVFARAEGARPDLVVFGSGANEHIDGPDEVAVFEGAIRWFQRHYPETEFVFCMWQNREAYSPNPPHLDELALRYQIPLVDLGRTLSLTTRHCNSYALCPKDGHPQAAGHYLWAKQLEQVFDAPGPIRSGLAQLQLPERISPQSISWEAEMTTYDAGHSRLRGKTAVILDDTVVNLWAKTKSELVTIVVDGATMPNQRRPSPRRDTRNSTVALGRLTLGDRHIVEVTGDGVELVAVDMKTALNRRWYGVENPLWSGQSALQPQASGASASKAAEPFTSSWGAPFGNQQRMLKPGESIEIIAPATDLSVAFADDPAGGELLITVDEADALKLATNQPFVMANGEKVFGENRRGIRGLPYGLHLVRVTAQGDNVRLLGLFAYDTRANRNHERVLRGYASPGERIDFATPFKARPLVFTTGGLNVERVTEIRPERVTFGGSAAGGYEIIGE